The genomic segment TCCTGCAGAACCCTCTCCGTTTGACCTTTTTGCCATAATTTTTCACCTACTTGAATATATAATTATAATAAAATTAGGACAATATATTTTGAAATTAAAATCCTATAATGTTATTTTGTGTTTGTTGTTACAAATCTATTCTTTTCATATCTTTTTGAATAACCAGGATCTATTTTTTCGAATTCATTAAGGGAATCTCTTTCATATGCTTTCAAAGTTACAAGTCTATAAAATAAAACTGATAGCTCTTCCATATCTTCTTCACTAATATGATCTGATTCACTAAAAGGGCATAGGGATAAAATAAATTTAAAATATTCATGAGGACTCATTATAGATGTTCTTCTATTAAACAAATCAAAAAAATATTTCTTATCTAGCTCATCCATTTCATGTTCAAAAAGAACACGCTTTTCTTCAGCAGCCAAAATATTATTTTTAATATCGTTGTCTATAGCATTTAAAATTCCTAATTTATTTGAATAATAAGCATTAGTACTATCTTCTAATAAATCAGAAACATATAAATTTAAATTATTTGCTATTATTTCTAAAGTTGATATGGTTGGAGTTCGTTTATTATTTTCATAATTATAAATAGCATTTCTTGATAATTCGCATTTATGTGCTAACTCTTCTTGAGATAAATTGAGTTTAGTTCTATGTAATTTGATTTTTTCTCCTAAGGTCATAATCATCACTCCTTAGAAATATTTTACAAACATTTCATACAAATGTAAACATAAATATATAATTTTATTCAAAATTATGTTGACTTCATACAAACGGATACATATAATGATTACATGGGAATTTCATACAAATGTGTGAAGGAGTGGAATGATGAATATAGATGTAAACAAAATAAGAATTGCTCAGGCAAATGAATGTTTATCAGTTAATGAACTGGTTGAAAAAACTGGACTTGGAAGGACAACAGTTTCAAAAATTATTAATGGATGCACGACACCATCCATTAAAAGTATTGGACTAATAGCCAAAGCATTAAACGTTGATGTAAAGGAACTATTTTTAAACGAAGAATAGCTTCATAGAGATACTATAGTTTATTAGATTCACTTAAGTAAAAATTAGATTGTCGTGATTAATATATTTAATTTTTGGTGTATTTAAAATAACAGAATTATAATCACACAGCTTAAAGGGGAGAGAATTAATAAAGTCATTAGCTGGAGGGGTATAAATGGATATTGAAGAGTATAGAGAAAAGATAAAAAAGAAAACAATAAATACTAAAGAATTAGCACAAATACTAGATGTTTCAGAGGCAAAAGCAAGAAGGATAAAACATATAGAAGGGGCTCCGGTAATCAAAATAGGCAGAGATATTAGAATAATACTTTCAAAATTAGATGAATTTTTAGAGGACCATATTGGAGAGGTTTTATAGAAAGAAGGGATTTTTAATGATTAGAAAATTTGAAGGATTAACAGCTAATGATTTAATAGAAATATTAAAGAATTATCAAAGGGATACAAAAGTATGCATCCAAATGCTAGGAGAAAATTTTCCGGTTAAGCAACTTGAAGAGTGTATTTATTATGACTTTGAAAAGGGGAAAAGAGGAAAGGCACATAAGGGAATTCTAATAAAATGAGGTATTACTAAATGAGGGGAGAAGAGTGAATTTTAAAATCTTAAAATGTTACGTATATGTTTGTAATTCAATTGGAATAAATCCATCCTGGGATGGACTTGAAAGATTTAGAAAATTTTATTTATGGGAGCGTGAAAAATAATGGCAGATATTAAATGGATTAAATTAGCTACTTGTATGCCTGATGATGAAAAAATGAAATTAATAGATGCAATGAAAGAAAGGGATACAATTCATTATGTGTGGATAAGAATACTTTTACTAGGTGGAAAGCTTAATGCTAATGGTGAAATATTTTTATCAGAGGGAAAGCCACTTACTAGCAAAATGCTAGCCATATTATTTTCACGACCAATAGATGCCATTAAACTTGCATTAAGAGTCCTATCTAAATTTGGAATGATTGAAATAGCTCCTGATAAAGTAATCAGAATTGTAAACTGGGACAAGTATCAAAATATAGAAGGAATGGAAAAAGTTCGTGAGCAAAATAGAAAAAGAGCTGAGACTCATAGAGAAAAGAAAAAATGGGAGAAGAAGGCTGGTAAAAGTGATGCTCAAGAAAGTTATGAAAGCGGAGTTTTAGAAGAAAGCATAACTTTGGATGAAAATGAGGAACTAGAAGAAACTAATGATTTAGAACAAAAGAAAAATTCATCAGAGGAGAATTATGCTCCAGAAGAAAATACACCATTAGCGAATTTAGAAACTAGTGAAGAAGCTTCTACAAATACTGATATTAATAATAAAACTAATATTGCCACTAACGAAGCAGCTAGTTATATCAATGCAGAAAGTGCTAATAATAATGAACATATAAGTAATAACATTGTAGAAACTGATAATAATAATTGTACTGTTACTAAAAATACTAGTAACGTTACTCAAAACAAAAGTAACGTTACAGTAACGCAACAGAATAAGATAGAGAATAAGAAAAAGAATAAGAAGGAGAAAAAAGAGATAGATAAAGATAGGAATACAGAAAGTAAAAAGAATACTTATGACATGAATAATAAAAACTTAGATTGTGATGAAGCAGTAAGTCAACATAATCTATTTGATGATAATAATACTAAAAATGGATCGGTAGAAGAGGTGGATATAAATTCTAAGGCAATGGAGCTTATGCAGTATCATGAAAAAATAACAGGAAAGCCAGGAGGATGCGACTATGTTGCACTTAGATCAGCTATTGATATTCATGGAGAAAAGTTGGTTAAGATGGCTATGGATGTTGGCTTTGAGAAAAATTGTCCTGACATAAAGTATGCAATTGGGGTATTAAAAAACTGGAGGAGAGATGGGTATCCAGATGATCATATGGAGGTGAAGAAAAATGGGGTTAGAAGCACTGGAAAGAGTAACACATCAGATAAAAATGAATTTGCAGGATTCAAGCCAAAGGAACCGCGAAAGCTTACAGAAGCTGAACGAAAGAGGATTGAAGCAAAACTCATATAGGTGTGACAAATGCTCAGACACAGGATGGATACTTATTAAGCAGGAGCATATGCAACCTCTTGCTGTAGCCTGTGAATGCAGGAAAATAGAAAAGCTAAAAAGTGAGTGGAAGTATTCAGGAATCAATGTTGAACAAAGTAAACTTACTTTTTCTAGTTTTGAAGTTTGGAATGAAGCGTCAAGTAGAATTAAGGATGCTGCTGCAGCTTATTGTACTGAGTTTGATGAAATTAGAAACAATAGGCGCAATAGCATTTTATTATGCGGTCAGGTTGGCAGCGGTAAAACGCACTGCAGTATTGCTGTTGCATTAAACTTTTTAAAACAAAGGATTAAAGTAGTGTACATGCCTTATCGTGATGTGATCACAAAGATAAAACAAAATATGATTGATGAAGAATATTATACTAGGACCATTTCAAAGTATCAATTATGTGAGGTATTACTTATTGATGATCTCTTCAAGGGAAAAATCAATGAAACAGATGTAAACATAATGTTTGAAATCATTAATTACAGGTATCTTAATTTCCTGCCTATTATAGTCAGCAGTGAATTTTCTATTGATAGATTATTAGCATTTGATGAAGGGGTAGCTTCAAGAATATATGAAAGTGTGACTTGTTGCTATTTGAAAAGAATAGCCTAGTTTAGCTAATAAAATTTAGTGAATTAGAACTGTTATTGCGATAGGTGGAATGATAGGGCAACGCCTTGAAACGCCTACATTAATACTCCGAATAGCGTTTAATAAAGTAAATTATTAAGGGTTATAAGCTCGGTGAAGTCGGCTGAGAGTACACCCTAACAAGTAATGTTGAGGAATAGCGAACTAGAGGTAGTCGAGTGTATGATAGGTCGGGTGTCTATAAAATATCTATGGTTAGGATGTCCCAAAGGGACTGGCGAAATCGGGAATGTACGGGTCTAAAATATTAGTGTTCAGAAATGGGCATGACACAGATGTGTCGTAAATGTGGATTAGTAAAATTTTTCGTTATGAAAGTCCATATAGTGTTAAAGGCACTATCAAATTTACAGGCTTAAACTGATGACCTACGGATATCTGTAAAGATAGTAATAACGGAACAAGGAAAGCTTAGAATATGGAGGTTTTACTGCCAATGAAGTATTGATAAGGAAAACAGTAAAGTATAACTTATCTTAATCTAAGCGAGAGTGGTGGCATGAAGCAAGGAACATTTTTGTAATGGAAACGGAGCGATAGCCACTAGACAATTGTTATTTGATAATTAAATACTGAATGATTTCAAGGTTCGAGTAAGACTAAGAGATATGAAGCTGAATTTGTATTTATACAAAGGAGGAAGCAATAGACTTGGGGGAAAGCTTTAAATTAGAGAAAAGACAATCACTAAGAAATAATGAATATTACACAATGCAAAGTATATTTGATAAATTATACGGAAAATCAACTGAAGGATTTATTTAATAATCTAATGCAATATGTAACTTCAAGGAATAACATTTTATTAGCATACAGAAATATTAAGAATAATAAAGGTTCTACAACTTGTGGAACTGATAAACTTGATATAAGTTTTTTCAAAGATATGACAACAGAGAAATTTGTTAAGCGTATTCAAAATAAATTAGCTAACTATACTCCGGAAAGTGTAAGAAGAGTTGAAATTCCTAAGCCAAATGGTAAAACTAGACCGCTAGGAATTCCTTGTATTGAAGATAGAATAATTCAACAATGTATTAAACAAATTTTAGAACCAATATGTGAAGCTAAATTTTATAAACATAGTTACGGTTTCAGACCGAATAGGTCAACTGAACATGCCATTGCGAGAAGCATGCATTTGATGAATAATGCTCATCTACATTATGTAGTGGACATAGATATCAAAGGTTTCTTTGATAATGTTAGTCACAGCAAACTTAAAAAACAAATATGGAATTTAGGCATTCAAGATAAAAACTTGATTAGTATAATTGGGAAGATATTAAAATCAGAAATACAAGGCATTGGAATACCTAATAAGGGAACTCCTCAAGGAGGGATAATTAGTCCTTTATTATCCAATATTGCTCTTAATGAATTGGATTGGTGGATAAGTTCCCAATGGGAAACATTTAAAACAAATTATAAATATAGTGCTAAATCACACAAATATAGAGCAATTAAAAAAGGTGATTTAAAAGAAATATGGTTAGTAAGATATGCGGATGATTTTAAAATATTCTGTAGAGATTATAAAACTGCATTTAAAATATTTAGAGCAACAAAGATGTGGCTAAAAGAAAGATTAGACCTAGATATAAGTACAGAAAAATCAAAAGTAACCAATCTTAGAAAAAATTACACTGAATATTTAGGTTTCAAATTAATGGTTAAACCCAAACATAATAAATATGTATGCCAAAGCAGAATGTGTAATAAAGCTAAAAAGATTACTATAAACAAGCTTAAAAATCAAATAAAAGAAATTCAAAAGCATGGGAATAGTAAGGAAGTATTAAAGTTAAATTCAATGATATTAGGGATGCATAATTATTATAAGTGTGCAACAAAGATAACATATGATTTCAGAGAAATAAATTTCTTAGTTACAAAAACCTTAGAAATACGCTTAAAGCCATGGATATCAAATAAACCGCAATTTACCGAAACATATAAACGCTTATATGGAAATTACAAAGGTAAGATAAGAACAATTAATGGTATTACCATGTTTCCTATTTATGGTTGCAAAACAAGCAATGCAATGCATTTACATCGAGATATATGTAATTATACAAAACCTGGCAGAAATAAAATCCATCAAAATCTTAGGGGGTACAAACATCTAATTGATTACCTACTAAGAACAGCAAATGATGATAATACTGCTGAACTTAATGATAATAGAATATCTTTAATTGCTGGGCAACAAGGTAAATGTTATGTAACAGGATTGGATTTAGAAATAGGCAATATGGAATGTCACCACAAAAAACAGAAATGTGATGGTGGTACTGATGAATATAAAAATTTAGTTTGGATATGTGGCGAAGCCCATAAGATTGTACATTGTACTAAATTAGATACCATTAAAAATTATCTAGGTTTGTTGACCCTTGATAAACAAGGGATGAATCGTGTTAATTCTTTAAGAAAGTTAGTAGGAAATTCAGTTATTTAATTAAATATAATAAATTGTTGGAACGCCGTATGAGCTCGAAAGACTCACGTACGGTGTGAAGCAGGGGAAAAGATGGAGACTACATCAAAATCTTACCTATTGCTATTGTCAAAAGATTATGTGGTAGAAATTGAGAAGGATATTAGGAATAATTATAGACTTAAGTAAGAGCGCAAAAAGTGAGAGTCCAAATTTTATATTTGGTTACTCGAACTTTCTCTGTGAGCTTTCATATTTGGCTGCTCGCACTTACTCCTATGAACGAATGTGAGTAGGAGTTTCCTTGATTGTGCCTAAGCTAGGTTATGAAAATATGATTTTAGAAAAGAAAATAGAGATATTAGAAGAAAAGATAAGAGTAATTCAATGCAAGAAATAATTTATATGAGGAGAATGTAAAAATGAAATCATCAGGAATAGTAAGAAATCTTGATAATTTGGGAAGGGTTGTAATACCAAAGGAAATAAGAAAAGTGTTAGGTATTAATGAAGGAGATCCAATCGAAATAGCTAAGGTTAACAATGATATAGTTTTAAGGAAATATAGTAAAGGATGCATCTTTTGTGGAAGTGATAAAGATATAAGTGAATTTAATAATGTGCTTGTTTGTAGTGGCTGCAGAAAGACTTTAGGACAGAATTAGAATGAACAGACCGAAAGATTTACCAAATCGTCTGGAATGTGCATATTGTAAAAGGAATTATAAACATGGTGGGGAATGCCAAGGAAAAAGTATTAACAGAAATGAAGATGGATGTCTTTATTTTAGTATGAATGAAAAAGGTTGTATAAGAAATTTAGATCAAAGTATACCTTTTAATCTATATAGTGATATTCCACCAGTTGGTATGTGGAGAGATGGATGGGCTATATATAATCAAGATACTCAGATCAGAATAAATAAGATATATGCTTTAGGCTGGAATGAAAGAAAAGGTTTGTTGTATGTTAAATGTAACTTTGATTATTTTATTAATGAGTTTAGTGAGAATTATAAAAAAGAAGCTAATAAGCCAAACCTAAAGGTCATTAAATAAGTTAATATGAAATGAATATTTTATATTATAGAAGTATTAAAAAGATAAAATTCTGAGAAAAGGAGATAAACAAATGGATAGTTTACGAATTTTTAAAGATGAACGCTTTGGAGAAATAAGATGGTTAAAAATTAATAATAAAGATTATGCTGTTGGAATTGATATAGCAAAAGCTTTAGGGTATAAAAATCCAAGAGCTGCACTTTTAAGACATTGTAGGGGTGTCGTGAAACACGACATAGGGGTAGTAACAGGAAAAAGGAAAGATGGAACGGATGCTATCCAAAATGTAGAAATGAGTGTAATTCCGGAAGGGGATGTATACCGCCTAACTGCAAAATCCGAATTGCCAGGTGCAGAGAAATTTGAAGCATGGATCTTTGATGAGGTATTGCCTAGCATACGAAAAACAGGAATGTATGCTACAGATGAATTATTAGATAATCCCGATTTACTTATTGCTGCAGCGACTAAGTTAAAAGAAGAGAGAAAAGCAAGGCTGGAAGCCGAAAATAAGGTAAAGCTATTAGAGCCTAAAGGACAATTTTATGATGATGTCGCAGGCTCTAAAGATGCAATTGAAATGGGACATGTTGCAAAAGTTCTTGGCATTAAAAGAATGGGAAGAAATAGGCTGTTTTCTTTACTTAGAGATAAAAAAGTTTTGGATAAAAATAATATTCCATATCAACATTATGTTGACTTAGGGTACTTCAGAGTGTTGGAGCAAAAATATTCAGTGCCTAGTGGAGAGACTAAAATCAATATAAAAACAATGGTATTTCAAAAGGGTATAGATTTTATATTGAGAAAAATTAGAGAATAATAAGTTATATATCTTATGAGGATGGTATATGAAAAAATGGAGTTTTATCCTTGCAACAGGACAAAACTCCATTTTTATTAAAAGACTAAGCTACATCAAATTTAGTAACTTGTCTTTGAGTAACTTGAGCACCAGATTTCTTAACTAAATCACCAGAATTAGTTTTGAAAACATTCTTAGCAATCACAGTATCCATAAGTGCGTTAACCTCATCTTTTGTAAGAGTAGGTTTAACTCCAGAAACACTTAAAGTACTTTTTTCGCCAGCCACAGTTAAAAAAGTCATAGATAAAGAATATTCCATTTAATTCACCACCTTTCTGTTTAGATAAGAGTTAAGGAAAGGAAACTCCTACTCCTAGCGTCGTAGGAGTAAGCGATTCGCACAAAGGACAAGCTTTTGGCTCTCTGCTTAAGCATTTGCTAAACTAGAAGATTCATTGATAAAGTAATCTCTAGTGTTAGCTTCCATAACACCTTTAATTGCATCTGCAACAGCATATACATTATCAGGTGTAGCATCTGTTTTTATACCTGAGAAAGTTTTCTTGGTATAAATTGGGTCTCCTGCTTTGTCTAAAGCTTTTTGAACCTCGATACTAAGAGAAACTGAGTCGATAGTTTTAGTTACAGCCATAGTTTTAACCTCCTTCATTTTGTTTTCATAAAGGATATATGTCTAAATTTTTCGTATTACATAAATAGATGAAAATTATTTGTTTTTTTATGAACAAAAGAACAAAAACAGATTAAAGATATTGAAAGGATGAATATGAAAAGTGAATGTTACATCGAAGGACAAATTAGTATATTTGATTTGCCTGCTATAGAAGTT from the Clostridium beijerinckii genome contains:
- a CDS encoding helix-turn-helix domain-containing protein yields the protein MNIDVNKIRIAQANECLSVNELVEKTGLGRTTVSKIINGCTTPSIKSIGLIAKALNVDVKELFLNEE
- a CDS encoding phage antirepressor KilAC domain-containing protein is translated as MDSLRIFKDERFGEIRWLKINNKDYAVGIDIAKALGYKNPRAALLRHCRGVVKHDIGVVTGKRKDGTDAIQNVEMSVIPEGDVYRLTAKSELPGAEKFEAWIFDEVLPSIRKTGMYATDELLDNPDLLIAAATKLKEERKARLEAENKVKLLEPKGQFYDDVAGSKDAIEMGHVAKVLGIKRMGRNRLFSLLRDKKVLDKNNIPYQHYVDLGYFRVLEQKYSVPSGETKINIKTMVFQKGIDFILRKIRE
- a CDS encoding phage replisome organizer N-terminal domain-containing protein; its protein translation is MADIKWIKLATCMPDDEKMKLIDAMKERDTIHYVWIRILLLGGKLNANGEIFLSEGKPLTSKMLAILFSRPIDAIKLALRVLSKFGMIEIAPDKVIRIVNWDKYQNIEGMEKVREQNRKRAETHREKKKWEKKAGKSDAQESYESGVLEESITLDENEELEETNDLEQKKNSSEENYAPEENTPLANLETSEEASTNTDINNKTNIATNEAASYINAESANNNEHISNNIVETDNNNCTVTKNTSNVTQNKSNVTVTQQNKIENKKKNKKEKKEIDKDRNTESKKNTYDMNNKNLDCDEAVSQHNLFDDNNTKNGSVEEVDINSKAMELMQYHEKITGKPGGCDYVALRSAIDIHGEKLVKMAMDVGFEKNCPDIKYAIGVLKNWRRDGYPDDHMEVKKNGVRSTGKSNTSDKNEFAGFKPKEPRKLTEAERKRIEAKLI
- a CDS encoding DUF2922 domain-containing protein; its protein translation is MEYSLSMTFLTVAGEKSTLSVSGVKPTLTKDEVNALMDTVIAKNVFKTNSGDLVKKSGAQVTQRQVTKFDVA
- a CDS encoding helix-turn-helix domain-containing protein produces the protein MDIEEYREKIKKKTINTKELAQILDVSEAKARRIKHIEGAPVIKIGRDIRIILSKLDEFLEDHIGEVL
- a CDS encoding ATP-binding protein, translated to MQPLAVACECRKIEKLKSEWKYSGINVEQSKLTFSSFEVWNEASSRIKDAAAAYCTEFDEIRNNRRNSILLCGQVGSGKTHCSIAVALNFLKQRIKVVYMPYRDVITKIKQNMIDEEYYTRTISKYQLCEVLLIDDLFKGKINETDVNIMFEIINYRYLNFLPIIVSSEFSIDRLLAFDEGVASRIYESVTCCYLKRIA
- a CDS encoding DUF1659 domain-containing protein, whose product is MAVTKTIDSVSLSIEVQKALDKAGDPIYTKKTFSGIKTDATPDNVYAVADAIKGVMEANTRDYFINESSSLANA
- a CDS encoding helix-turn-helix domain-containing protein produces the protein MTLGEKIKLHRTKLNLSQEELAHKCELSRNAIYNYENNKRTPTISTLEIIANNLNLYVSDLLEDSTNAYYSNKLGILNAIDNDIKNNILAAEEKRVLFEHEMDELDKKYFFDLFNRRTSIMSPHEYFKFILSLCPFSESDHISEEDMEELSVLFYRLVTLKAYERDSLNEFEKIDPGYSKRYEKNRFVTTNTK
- a CDS encoding AbrB/MazE/SpoVT family DNA-binding domain-containing protein, which gives rise to MKSSGIVRNLDNLGRVVIPKEIRKVLGINEGDPIEIAKVNNDIVLRKYSKGCIFCGSDKDISEFNNVLVCSGCRKTLGQN